In the genome of Blastopirellula marina, one region contains:
- a CDS encoding nucleotide sugar dehydrogenase, translating into MAQIFSSEIAQFEQFEALADSIKKQTATVGIIGLGYVGLPLIQSFVRAGFRTMGFDVDPEKVTRLKAGQSYIKHIDSAWIAECIAENRFEPTADMQRLSEADALLICVPTPLSESRDPDLTYVENTARMISKVLRPGQLVVLESTTYPSTTRDVVLPILAESGLEVEKDFFLAYSPEREDPGNPDFSASRIPKVVGGYDELSMRLACDLYGHAVVQTVPVSSLEVAEACKILENIYRSVNIALVNELKILLSKLDIDIWEVIDAAKTKPFGFQAFYPGPGLGGHCIPIDPFYLSWLARKNELATRFIELAGEVNASMPSYVIQQVIEVLNDHGKPVRGSRIGLLGVAYKKDVDDPRESPSFNLMEQLLERGARLSYNDPHIPVLPEMRHHDVPRMASEPLTAQWLSSQDLVLIATDHSAYDYDFIVRHSQLVIDTRNATKNVLEHRERIRKA; encoded by the coding sequence ATGGCACAGATTTTCTCCAGCGAAATTGCCCAATTCGAGCAATTTGAAGCACTAGCTGACTCCATAAAAAAACAAACGGCGACCGTTGGGATTATCGGACTCGGATACGTCGGATTGCCATTGATCCAATCGTTCGTGCGGGCTGGCTTTCGGACCATGGGTTTTGATGTTGATCCCGAGAAAGTGACTCGCTTAAAAGCTGGTCAAAGCTATATCAAGCATATTGATTCGGCTTGGATCGCCGAATGTATTGCAGAGAACCGATTTGAACCCACGGCAGATATGCAACGCCTATCCGAGGCGGATGCCTTGCTCATCTGTGTGCCAACTCCGTTATCGGAAAGTAGAGATCCCGATCTAACCTATGTGGAAAACACGGCGCGGATGATTTCGAAGGTTCTTCGACCGGGCCAACTCGTCGTGCTTGAAAGTACGACCTATCCCAGTACGACGCGTGATGTCGTACTGCCAATCTTAGCGGAATCAGGTCTTGAGGTTGAGAAGGACTTCTTCTTGGCATACAGTCCTGAGCGAGAAGATCCAGGTAACCCCGATTTCAGTGCGAGCCGCATTCCAAAGGTGGTCGGTGGCTACGACGAGTTGAGTATGCGACTCGCATGCGATCTTTATGGTCATGCGGTGGTTCAAACGGTTCCGGTTAGTAGCCTGGAAGTGGCGGAAGCGTGCAAGATCCTAGAGAACATCTATCGATCCGTGAATATCGCTTTGGTCAACGAGTTGAAAATACTCTTGAGCAAGCTGGATATCGATATTTGGGAAGTCATTGATGCCGCGAAGACAAAGCCGTTTGGCTTTCAGGCGTTCTATCCAGGACCAGGGCTCGGTGGACACTGCATCCCGATCGATCCATTCTATTTGAGCTGGCTGGCACGAAAGAATGAGTTGGCAACGCGTTTTATTGAGTTGGCTGGCGAGGTTAATGCTTCCATGCCTAGCTACGTCATCCAGCAGGTCATCGAGGTGCTGAACGACCACGGTAAGCCAGTTCGAGGAAGTCGAATTGGGTTGTTAGGAGTGGCTTACAAGAAAGACGTTGACGATCCGCGTGAGAGCCCGTCATTCAATCTGATGGAGCAACTGCTCGAACGAGGTGCACGCCTCAGCTATAACGATCCGCACATTCCGGTTCTGCCAGAAATGCGACATCACGATGTTCCAAGGATGGCGAGCGAACCATTAACCGCTCAATGGCTTTCAAGCCAAGATTTGGTCCTGATCGCAACAGATCACTCGGCCTACGATTACGACTTCATCGTGCGTCATAGTCAGTTGGTGATCGATACGCGTAATGCGACCAAAAACGTACTTGAGCATCGAGAGCGGATTCGTAAAGCCTAG
- a CDS encoding lactonase family protein, which yields MTSNMTSRRSFMMVATAIAGASQLPDYLLAAEETDSSKQLMAYVGTFSSPLKDVLKTQVDLPPGNGRGIHGFRVNRQTGALTEAFVEPMGTSPSCVIINAAGNCLYSSNETDRVGDSKEGTVTAFAIEPRDGSLKQLNTVRSGGAGPTYLSIHPSGKFLFVANYFGGSVAVLPILNDGRLGEPTDVQQDEGKIGPTKSVQAPPGSFAFSGHDRTHAHMIQPDPTGRFVLHVDLGLDRIYIWKFDQKTGKLSPNSPASVSLPPGDGPRHFYFHPNGRWFYSIQEEGSTIVLFDYDAESGKLAPRQTISTLPPGYTGSNFCSEILVSADGRFVYAGNRLHDSIGIFSIGEDGTLTHVADEWTRGNYPRSFNFDPTGEFLYCCNQRADHVTVFKVNRDTGLLQFTGHYAPVGNPSSIVFLELPN from the coding sequence ATGACATCGAATATGACATCGCGACGCTCCTTCATGATGGTCGCCACCGCAATCGCTGGGGCAAGCCAGTTGCCGGACTACTTGTTGGCGGCCGAAGAGACGGATTCTTCAAAGCAACTGATGGCTTACGTCGGAACGTTCAGCTCACCGCTGAAGGACGTGCTGAAGACTCAGGTCGATCTTCCACCTGGCAATGGCCGTGGAATACACGGTTTCCGAGTCAATCGCCAAACGGGCGCACTCACCGAAGCGTTCGTCGAACCAATGGGGACAAGCCCGAGTTGTGTGATCATCAACGCAGCGGGGAATTGTCTTTACTCATCGAACGAAACGGATCGAGTAGGCGACAGCAAAGAGGGGACGGTCACCGCATTCGCCATTGAACCGCGCGATGGTAGCCTAAAACAACTCAATACGGTGCGTTCGGGCGGCGCTGGTCCCACCTATCTAAGCATTCATCCTTCAGGAAAGTTTCTGTTTGTCGCGAACTACTTCGGTGGTTCCGTGGCGGTACTGCCAATTTTGAATGATGGTCGGCTGGGCGAGCCCACCGACGTCCAACAAGATGAGGGGAAGATTGGTCCGACGAAATCTGTCCAAGCACCTCCTGGGAGCTTCGCGTTCAGCGGACATGATCGTACCCATGCGCACATGATTCAGCCCGACCCGACAGGGCGATTCGTTCTCCACGTTGACTTGGGGTTGGATCGGATTTACATCTGGAAGTTTGACCAAAAGACAGGGAAGTTAAGTCCGAATTCTCCGGCTTCCGTATCGTTGCCTCCTGGTGATGGGCCACGACATTTTTACTTCCATCCGAACGGTCGCTGGTTCTACTCGATCCAGGAAGAGGGCTCGACCATCGTTCTTTTCGATTACGATGCGGAGTCAGGCAAGTTAGCGCCGCGCCAGACAATCTCGACTTTGCCGCCAGGGTACACCGGAAGCAATTTCTGCTCCGAGATTCTCGTCTCTGCCGATGGCCGATTCGTTTACGCTGGTAATCGACTTCACGATAGCATCGGGATCTTTTCGATCGGCGAGGACGGAACGCTGACCCATGTCGCGGATGAATGGACACGGGGTAATTACCCGAGGAGTTTTAACTTCGATCCAACTGGCGAGTTTCTTTATTGCTGTAATCAACGGGCCGATCATGTCACCGTGTTCAAGGTGAATCGCGACACAGGCTTGCTGCAGTTTACAGGGCACTACGCGCCGGTCGGAAATCCGTCGAGCATTGTATTCCTGGAATTGCCCAACTGA
- a CDS encoding YdcF family protein yields MSLGVFSQPPLKWITIGILLLCGLYLSRTIILIGLADWLDVSQPPIKADYVFILPGNEQTRPFVAAALIRKKFADTALIPSNQQTVVVEEGFELPTEEKIRGSLLARGIADNKIKILEVATNSTWSDAQTLATFLKSHPTSTVLVVTDHFHTRRSSWVFRQVLPSAKARLRFISAPTDGWNKDNWWTTKTGILLVTTEYMKYAFYLLRYGDYLTWLSLITVTVVLATWRIFRWKNSPVISAD; encoded by the coding sequence ATGAGTCTCGGCGTTTTCTCTCAGCCCCCACTTAAATGGATAACTATCGGCATCCTCCTGCTCTGCGGACTCTACTTATCCCGAACGATTATCCTGATAGGCTTGGCGGACTGGCTCGATGTCAGTCAACCACCCATCAAAGCCGACTATGTCTTCATCCTGCCCGGCAACGAGCAAACAAGACCTTTTGTGGCAGCTGCCCTCATCAGAAAGAAGTTTGCCGACACCGCTCTTATTCCAAGCAATCAACAAACGGTAGTAGTTGAAGAAGGCTTCGAGCTGCCCACTGAAGAGAAAATACGTGGTTCGTTGCTGGCTCGAGGAATAGCCGATAACAAGATCAAGATTCTAGAAGTGGCCACCAATTCAACTTGGTCCGATGCGCAAACCTTAGCAACATTTCTCAAATCACACCCAACTAGCACCGTGTTGGTTGTCACAGATCACTTTCATACTCGCCGTTCGAGTTGGGTATTCCGGCAAGTTCTGCCGAGCGCAAAAGCAAGATTGCGATTCATATCCGCCCCAACAGACGGTTGGAACAAAGATAACTGGTGGACGACCAAGACTGGCATTCTGTTGGTAACAACCGAATACATGAAATACGCATTCTATTTGTTGCGGTATGGAGATTATTTGACTTGGCTTTCTCTCATTACCGTGACGGTCGTCCTCGCAACATGGCGAATCTTTCGATGGAAAAATTCCCCCGTCATCTCAGCCGATTGA
- a CDS encoding choice-of-anchor N protein encodes MRNIALLTLIAVFAFPQISSAEPLLQLYLEGGTYDQATESWTLTPYGSTGGAPFRIWAIGNTSKATIYDVKLAISYSSEAEANGPLNISLTPSTMGGTGSYNGFTEGSATTLDPFFIQRNTSGDTPQLGGGGYLSSHGVYGDGVFWQEFGLGDFDQEETLIGDFTNGFAGPGKRLGQINVYDVTVTGSSIHPTTVHFDLYDHVEAQNGVRGVFAPFSHDADATAQIAPVPSAAMMLLTAVFGLGGMARFRRWFSKPNAA; translated from the coding sequence ATGCGAAACATCGCACTGCTCACGCTAATCGCGGTCTTTGCCTTTCCTCAGATTTCTAGTGCAGAGCCATTGCTGCAACTTTACCTGGAAGGTGGCACCTACGATCAAGCCACTGAATCCTGGACACTGACCCCCTATGGTTCTACGGGCGGTGCCCCATTTCGCATCTGGGCAATTGGCAATACCTCTAAAGCGACGATTTACGACGTCAAATTGGCGATTTCGTATTCCTCCGAAGCGGAGGCGAATGGCCCTCTGAACATTTCCTTGACCCCTTCAACCATGGGGGGAACCGGTTCTTACAACGGTTTCACCGAAGGTTCAGCGACAACTTTGGATCCGTTTTTCATTCAACGGAACACGTCTGGCGACACACCCCAACTTGGCGGTGGAGGTTACCTCTCATCGCACGGAGTTTACGGTGATGGCGTCTTCTGGCAGGAGTTCGGTTTGGGGGATTTTGATCAAGAGGAGACTCTGATCGGCGATTTCACCAATGGCTTCGCTGGACCAGGCAAGAGGCTGGGGCAGATCAACGTTTACGATGTAACCGTAACCGGTTCGTCGATTCACCCCACGACGGTTCACTTCGACCTTTACGATCACGTTGAAGCGCAAAACGGCGTGCGTGGCGTATTCGCTCCATTCTCGCATGATGCAGACGCAACGGCTCAGATCGCTCCGGTCCCCTCGGCAGCGATGATGTTACTGACTGCCGTCTTCGGGCTCGGCGGTATGGCACGCTTCCGTCGCTGGTTTTCAAAGCCAAACGCGGCATAG
- a CDS encoding serine/threonine-protein kinase encodes MTDEEGQLDNLIADYLQQIDAGADVDVNQFISGYSDEIQSAFRDYLRLEEELYRLNAFGGIDQGTSTVTQGSTSTSGELLSDEDVGGYRLLNAISHGGMGVVYVGQNAQSGMLVAIKLLRRAIRNVQTYRLRLERESRAIAALNHPHVVRPIASGVDEGSTYLAMQLIDGVGFDRVIQYWRQQIGDDSDVATQKAPTTIVKTPVTQSEVASCAAYFEQDRLKKIAERLANIADALHVAHESGIVHRDVKPSNILVDVHGDIWLTDFGLASMGEDEIELTETGDVLGTPAYMSPEQASGQSGDINRATDVYSLGVTLYELCTLRKPYLGTRQKIIHDVLSGRFVRPSRVRPEIPTQLEAIICHAMELNPRDRYATAKEFASDLRQYVDRGRVRARLRNRIQGALRWCERNPLTFTVAIAGCVMAVMVAFSVQLVNSWSLSSLNSQLNSVNEQLLGANRDLDASQSRLKRELYVANIRSAFEAFHDQDLTAIQLLLAPYQGADADVPRSVPQRMLEALIEPPKSLVLTRHTDFATQFVISDDASFLLSVGHDGQVIKANFDGEQLQRFTIGGKLDSIAIDKDSQLFLTGKNIPVGENLVDFYRMDNGEHQQKGSRPWYGIEEVAVSPSGRWFAASERYHSVFVFDKEGKQRAKWTTDTRNESLEFIDDDHLLGICQAGKDDRRLYLYNIDSEDKEEISSEVESFALARDSDGEPSYVVSAGTNDLRVVRWSDKKQTVHVADMPSRIRCVDVSPDDGLIVAGCDDGTVYLWEVDCDQEKPLPQARIVEISDQRITDIELLPGDFRGGKVRLGSNRFAELGIQLITSSEDGTVQLHHLPARNPVDVVGLSDGSRGTTEEPFRDPLRSDLLYLPFANGELVRLDLTTLSIDTVFRHDKTIVHGICADNKIYFADENAIVEINCDGEASPRTFPSPLKAQRCRWMLKLDQQLYVLYSSSLVSIDLGDGGKQTVHNLPYDEAIGMVPTGDKKSPVRIYTHRAVLELDAGGQIETTELSESIKEGSTHVQYSNDQKKRAIAKLSDQIEVFDSENGIKSVLAGHLQGITDVEFVEDEDTLMSVAHDGTLRFWSLETAREYGRLDMFDFGAHHVFYFRDQSLIATVSYRGWVRVWRLAPASEVGEP; translated from the coding sequence GTGACCGACGAAGAGGGGCAGCTGGACAATCTTATCGCCGACTATTTACAACAGATTGATGCCGGGGCGGATGTCGATGTCAATCAATTCATCTCTGGCTACTCCGACGAGATCCAATCGGCCTTCCGCGACTATCTTCGGCTCGAAGAAGAACTTTACCGACTGAATGCATTTGGTGGTATCGACCAAGGGACTTCAACGGTTACCCAAGGATCGACTTCGACATCAGGTGAGCTTCTCAGTGATGAAGACGTCGGGGGGTACCGCCTGCTGAACGCAATTTCCCATGGGGGGATGGGAGTCGTCTACGTTGGCCAAAATGCCCAATCAGGCATGCTCGTGGCGATCAAGCTTCTACGTCGAGCGATTCGTAACGTCCAAACCTATCGACTGAGGCTCGAGCGTGAATCACGCGCCATCGCGGCGCTGAATCATCCGCATGTTGTCAGGCCGATCGCTTCCGGTGTTGACGAAGGGTCGACCTATCTGGCGATGCAATTGATCGACGGCGTCGGGTTCGATCGAGTCATTCAGTACTGGCGACAGCAAATCGGTGACGATTCCGATGTCGCGACGCAGAAAGCGCCAACTACGATCGTCAAGACTCCTGTCACGCAATCGGAAGTCGCAAGTTGTGCCGCCTACTTCGAGCAGGATCGTCTCAAAAAAATCGCCGAACGCCTAGCGAATATTGCCGACGCGCTGCACGTTGCACATGAAAGTGGGATTGTCCACCGTGACGTCAAGCCATCGAACATTTTGGTTGATGTGCACGGGGATATCTGGTTAACCGATTTCGGACTTGCCTCGATGGGAGAGGACGAAATTGAGCTGACCGAAACGGGAGACGTGCTAGGAACGCCTGCTTATATGAGCCCTGAGCAAGCGAGCGGCCAAAGTGGTGATATCAATCGAGCGACCGATGTCTACAGTTTGGGCGTCACCCTTTACGAATTGTGTACGCTCCGTAAGCCATATTTGGGTACACGTCAAAAGATTATTCACGATGTTCTCTCAGGCCGATTCGTGCGGCCGTCGCGGGTTCGGCCTGAGATTCCAACGCAGTTAGAAGCGATTATCTGCCATGCGATGGAACTGAATCCACGAGATCGTTATGCGACTGCGAAAGAGTTTGCTTCGGACTTGCGTCAATACGTCGACCGCGGACGTGTGCGAGCACGCTTGCGAAACCGAATTCAAGGTGCCCTTCGATGGTGCGAGCGGAATCCACTGACGTTCACGGTCGCGATTGCCGGATGCGTTATGGCCGTTATGGTAGCGTTCTCGGTTCAACTTGTGAATTCCTGGTCACTGTCGAGTCTGAATTCTCAATTGAATTCGGTCAACGAGCAGCTGCTGGGGGCGAACCGCGATCTAGATGCCAGCCAGAGTCGCTTGAAACGCGAGTTATACGTTGCGAATATCCGCTCCGCATTCGAGGCGTTTCACGACCAAGATCTGACGGCAATTCAGCTGCTATTAGCGCCTTATCAAGGTGCTGATGCCGACGTTCCCCGCTCGGTGCCGCAGCGCATGCTCGAAGCGTTGATTGAACCGCCGAAATCACTTGTGTTAACCAGGCATACCGATTTTGCAACTCAGTTTGTGATTTCGGATGACGCGTCGTTTCTTTTGTCAGTGGGCCACGATGGCCAAGTCATCAAGGCTAACTTTGATGGCGAGCAACTGCAAAGGTTCACAATTGGCGGTAAGCTGGACTCGATCGCGATTGACAAGGATAGTCAACTGTTTCTAACCGGTAAGAATATCCCGGTTGGCGAGAATCTTGTCGACTTCTATCGAATGGACAACGGTGAACACCAGCAGAAAGGAAGTCGACCGTGGTACGGTATAGAGGAGGTCGCCGTCTCTCCTAGTGGGAGATGGTTTGCCGCCTCCGAGCGATATCACAGTGTTTTTGTGTTCGACAAAGAAGGTAAACAACGCGCTAAATGGACGACCGATACGCGGAATGAATCGTTAGAATTCATTGACGATGATCATCTACTTGGGATTTGTCAGGCAGGTAAAGATGATCGAAGACTTTATCTCTACAACATTGACTCGGAAGACAAAGAGGAAATCTCTAGCGAAGTCGAGTCGTTCGCCCTGGCACGTGATAGCGACGGAGAGCCGAGCTATGTCGTCTCGGCAGGAACAAACGATTTACGAGTCGTGCGCTGGTCCGATAAAAAACAAACCGTCCATGTTGCTGACATGCCAAGTCGCATTCGCTGTGTCGACGTCAGCCCCGACGACGGTCTAATCGTTGCTGGATGTGATGATGGCACGGTCTATCTATGGGAGGTCGATTGTGATCAGGAGAAACCCCTTCCTCAGGCTCGGATTGTTGAAATCAGCGATCAACGTATCACCGACATCGAACTGCTGCCGGGCGATTTCCGTGGAGGCAAGGTTAGGCTCGGCTCAAACAGATTCGCGGAGTTGGGAATTCAATTGATCACGAGTTCTGAAGACGGAACCGTCCAATTGCATCATTTACCGGCCCGAAATCCTGTAGATGTTGTAGGACTTTCAGATGGATCGAGAGGCACAACGGAAGAACCATTTCGTGATCCTCTTCGAAGCGACCTACTTTACTTGCCGTTTGCTAACGGTGAACTAGTTCGGCTCGACCTGACGACGCTCAGTATCGATACGGTGTTTCGACACGACAAGACGATCGTCCACGGTATATGTGCCGACAACAAAATCTACTTTGCCGATGAGAACGCGATCGTTGAGATCAACTGCGATGGGGAGGCTTCACCTCGCACGTTTCCCTCGCCGCTGAAAGCGCAAAGGTGTCGGTGGATGCTGAAGCTCGATCAGCAGTTGTACGTTTTGTACAGCAGTTCGCTCGTGTCAATTGATCTGGGTGATGGTGGTAAACAAACGGTTCACAATCTTCCCTACGATGAAGCGATTGGAATGGTACCCACCGGCGATAAGAAATCGCCAGTTCGTATTTATACTCACCGCGCTGTTCTCGAACTGGACGCAGGTGGTCAAATCGAAACGACCGAGCTGAGCGAATCCATCAAAGAAGGATCCACGCACGTTCAGTATTCGAACGATCAGAAGAAGCGTGCGATCGCGAAACTCTCGGATCAAATAGAAGTATTCGATTCCGAAAACGGCATCAAAAGCGTCTTGGCAGGCCACTTACAAGGGATCACCGACGTCGAGTTTGTCGAGGATGAGGATACTCTCATGAGCGTTGCCCACGATGGCACGTTGCGGTTCTGGAGCCTGGAGACGGCGCGAGAGTACGGACGGCTCGATATGTTTGATTTCGGCGCACATCACGTCTTTTATTTTCGCGATCAATCTCTGATTGCCACAGTTAGCTATCGCGGCTGGGTTCGCGTCTGGCGTCTTGCCCCTGCTTCCGAAGTTGGAGAGCCGTAA
- a CDS encoding DUF6786 family protein has product MLSSFQDDLTFLETFTPIVLLQDRDIAVAIAPAYQGRVMTSTVQRESGPSFGWINRKVIQQGIVPEQRRQGTMEEHIYVFGGEERFWLGPEGGQFALFFEPGSKFEFSDWKTPAAIDTEPYEIGSQTDRSVDFSHTCTLTNFSGAKFKMNIERSIRLLDKTAIAETLQIQASLNEVQVVAYESDNRLSNRGNHAWLPESGLPSIWLLGMYNPSPQTTIVIPFHSGSVELLGPKVNDRYFGKVPEDYLKVEEDVLYLKGDGTRRGKIGLSPERSKGLAGSYDADGKVLTIVMYNTQEAPSGYVNSMWELQDNPFEGDVINAYNDGSPAPGEPPLGPFYELETSSPAAALKPGETMRHVQRTFHIQGEEDQLDPIAERLFGVGLKQIVTAFLSKS; this is encoded by the coding sequence GTGCTCAGTAGCTTTCAGGACGATCTCACATTTCTCGAAACGTTCACTCCGATTGTGCTGCTGCAAGATCGTGATATTGCGGTCGCAATTGCGCCTGCTTATCAAGGGCGGGTGATGACCAGCACGGTCCAACGAGAATCAGGCCCCAGTTTCGGTTGGATCAATCGCAAAGTGATCCAGCAGGGGATCGTTCCCGAACAGCGCCGACAGGGAACGATGGAAGAGCATATCTACGTCTTTGGTGGCGAAGAGCGTTTTTGGCTAGGACCGGAAGGAGGGCAGTTCGCGTTATTCTTTGAACCAGGTTCAAAGTTTGAATTCTCCGATTGGAAGACGCCTGCGGCGATCGACACGGAACCTTATGAAATCGGGAGTCAGACAGACCGATCGGTCGACTTCTCACACACTTGTACATTAACGAATTTCAGTGGTGCGAAGTTTAAAATGAACATCGAGCGATCGATTCGTCTTTTGGATAAGACCGCAATCGCCGAGACATTGCAAATCCAAGCGTCTCTAAACGAAGTCCAGGTCGTCGCCTACGAGAGTGACAACCGATTGAGCAATCGCGGAAATCACGCCTGGCTTCCTGAATCGGGGCTACCATCCATCTGGCTGTTAGGTATGTATAACCCTTCGCCACAGACGACCATCGTTATCCCGTTTCACTCTGGTAGCGTCGAATTGCTAGGCCCCAAGGTGAACGACCGCTATTTCGGTAAGGTGCCGGAGGATTATCTTAAGGTGGAAGAGGACGTCCTGTACTTAAAAGGGGATGGTACGCGACGCGGAAAAATAGGTCTTTCGCCCGAGCGCTCGAAAGGGTTGGCGGGAAGCTATGATGCCGATGGGAAGGTGTTGACGATCGTCATGTACAACACTCAAGAAGCACCCAGTGGTTACGTCAACTCGATGTGGGAGCTGCAAGACAATCCATTCGAGGGCGACGTGATCAACGCCTATAATGATGGTTCTCCTGCCCCTGGCGAGCCGCCGCTTGGGCCCTTCTACGAACTGGAAACATCTTCTCCGGCCGCCGCCCTGAAGCCGGGCGAAACCATGCGTCACGTTCAACGGACGTTCCACATTCAAGGAGAGGAGGATCAGCTTGATCCAATCGCAGAAAGACTGTTCGGCGTCGGATTGAAGCAAATCGTGACCGCGTTCCTAAGCAAATCGTAA
- a CDS encoding RNA polymerase sigma factor, which produces MVASPNSDVFHEAMTGDSGAWRALVGRYRPLLRLVAARHARRMVSNRYDESDVVQMTCVEALRGFHGFQGESREELEAWLENILEDNIVRMWRNHSASPRDFRREVDADEHTGGLSFVWNTRAGQDPARHLVRGEVAIMLAQALEKLPDEYRATLEMRFIDGRLMKEVAAELDTTVAVVAGRLRRGLKTLRELFPAELQELMEGGFE; this is translated from the coding sequence ATGGTGGCTTCTCCCAATAGCGATGTTTTTCACGAAGCGATGACGGGCGACTCCGGTGCGTGGCGGGCCTTGGTGGGCCGGTATCGTCCTTTGTTGCGACTTGTGGCTGCTCGCCATGCTCGCCGAATGGTCAGCAATCGATACGACGAATCGGATGTCGTCCAGATGACTTGCGTCGAAGCATTACGTGGCTTCCATGGCTTTCAAGGGGAGTCTCGGGAAGAGCTCGAAGCTTGGCTGGAAAATATCCTGGAAGACAACATCGTACGGATGTGGAGGAATCATTCCGCTTCGCCTCGCGATTTTCGGCGAGAAGTCGATGCGGATGAGCATACGGGGGGACTTAGCTTCGTCTGGAACACGCGTGCCGGCCAAGACCCGGCACGTCATCTCGTGCGAGGAGAAGTTGCCATCATGTTGGCGCAGGCCCTCGAAAAGTTGCCCGACGAATATCGTGCTACCTTGGAGATGAGATTCATCGACGGTCGCCTCATGAAAGAAGTTGCTGCGGAACTCGATACAACCGTCGCCGTTGTCGCGGGTAGGCTCAGACGTGGCCTGAAAACACTGCGCGAGTTATTCCCTGCCGAGCTTCAAGAATTGATGGAGGGTGGCTTCGAGTGA